In Chlorocebus sabaeus isolate Y175 chromosome 11, mChlSab1.0.hap1, whole genome shotgun sequence, one DNA window encodes the following:
- the KCNA1 gene encoding potassium voltage-gated channel subfamily A member 1, which produces MTVMSGENVDEASAAPGHPQDGSYPRQTDHDDHECCERVVINISGLRFETQLKTLAQFPNTLLGNPKKRMRYFDPLRNEYFFDRNRPSFDAILYYYQSGGRLRRPVNVPLDMFSEEIKFYELGEEAMEKFREDEGFIKEEERPLPEKEYQRQVWLLFEYPESSGPARVIAIVSVMVILISIVIFCLETLPELKDDKDFTGTVHRIDNTTVIYNSNIFTDPFFIVETLCIIWFSFELVVRFFACPSKTDFFKNIMNFIDIVAIIPYFITLGTEIAEQEGNQKGEQATSLAILRVIRLVRVFRIFKLSRHSKGLQILGQTLKASMRELGLLIFFLFIGVILFSSAVYFAEAEEAESHFSSIPDAFWWAVVSMTTVGYGDMYPVTIGGKIVGSLCAIAGVLTIALPVPVIVSNFNYFYHRETEGEEQAQLLHVSSPNLASDSDLSRRSSSTMSKSEYMEIEEDMNNSIAHYRQVNIRTGNCTTANQNCVNKSKLLTDV; this is translated from the coding sequence ATGACGGTGATGTCTGGGGAGAACGTGGACGAGGCTTCGGCCGCCCCGGGCCACCCCCAGGATGGCAGCTATCCCCGGCAGACCGACCACGACGACCACGAGTGCTGCGAGCGCGTGGTGATCAACATCTCCGGGCTGCGCTTCGAGACGCAGCTCAAGACCCTGGCGCAGTTCCCCAACACGCTGCTGGGCAACCCGAAGAAACGCATGCGCTACTTCGACCCCCTGAGGAACGAGTACTTCTTTGACCGCAACCGGCCCAGCTTCGACGCCATCCTCTACTACTACCAGTCGGGGGGCCGCCTGCGGAGGCCGGTCAACGTGCCCCTGGACATGTTCTCCGAGGAGATCAAGTTTTACGAGTTGGGCGAGGAGGCCATGGAGAAGTTCCGGGAGGACGAGGGCTTCATCAAGGAGGAGGAGCGTCCTCTACCCGAGAAGGAGTACCAGCGCCAGGTGTGGCTGCTTTTCGAGTACCCCGAGAGTTCGGGGCCCGCCAGGGTCATTGCCATCGTCTCCGTCATGGTCATCCTCATCTCCATCGTCATCTTTTGCCTGGAGACGCTCCCCGAGCTGAAGGATGACAAGGACTTCACGGGCACCGTCCACCGCATCGACAACACCACGGTCATCTACAATTCCAACATCTTCACGGACCCCTTCTTCATCGTGGAAACGCTGTGTATCATCTGGTTCTCCTTCGAGCTGGTGGTGCGCTTCTTCGCCTGCCCCAGCAAGACGGACTTCTTCAAAAACATCATGAACTTCATCGACATTGTGGCCATCATTCCTTATTTCATCACCCTGGGCACCGAGATAGCTGAGCAGGAAGGAAACCAGAAGGGCGAGCAGGCCACCTCGCTGGCCATCCTCAGGGTCATCCGCTTGGTAAGGGTTTTTAGAATCTTCAAGCTCTCCCGCCACTCTAAGGGCCTCCAGATCCTGGGCCAGACCCTCAAAGCTAGTATGAGAGAGCTAGGGCTGCTCATCTTTTTCCTCTTCATCGGCGTCATCCTATTTTCTAGTGCAGTGTACTTTGCCGAGGCGGAAGAAGCTGAGTCGCACTTCTCCAGTATCCCCGATGCTTTCTGGTGGGCGGTGGTGTCCATGACCACTGTAGGATACGGTGACATGTACCCTGTGACAATTGGAGGCAAGATCGTGGGCTCCTTGTGTGCCATCGCTGGTGTGCTGACAATTGCCCTGCCCGTACCTGTCATTGTGTCCAATTTCAACTATTTCTACCACCGAGAAACTGAGGGGGAAGAGCAGGCTCAGTTGCTCCACGTCAGTTCCCCTAACTTAGCCTCTGACAGTGACCTCAGTCGCCGCAGTTCCTCTACTATGAGCAAGTCTGAGTACATGGAGATCGAAGAGGATATGAATAATAGCATAGCCCATTATAGACAGGTCAATATCAGAACTGGCAATTGCACCACAGCTAACCAAAACTGCGTTAATAAGAGCAAGCTACTGACCgatgtttaa